TGTCGTAGTTGTACTGCTGCTGCCCGCCCGCGAGGGCCTGCCACCAGCGGTAGTAGGAGGTCGGCTGGTTCCACCTGCGCATGACGTTGCCCAGCATCCAGACGTAGTCCGCCCGCGTCAGGAAGGCGGCGTCGTTCACCTCGAACCCGGGGCTGCGGGTGTCGAGGGCGCCCTCCCAGTACCAGTTGCCGGCCTCCTTAGCGAGCCGCGCGTAGCCGCCGAAGCCGCGCAGCGAGGTGGCCGCCGGGTCCAACAGGTCCGAGAAGACCGCGTTGCTGCCGTTCACCCGGTCCGGCCGCTGGAAGTAGCGCGCGGACGAGCGCTGCAGCCGGGTGATGGCGAGCGGATCGCCGGAGGCGTTGGACACGGCGAAGTTGCCGATGAGGCGGTAGGTGCGGTCCTTCCACCACGTCTCCCCGTCCACCCCCACCGCCTCGGCGTGCCCGGGGATGAGCTGCTCCAGCGCCTCCGAGTCGAACCGCCTCACCACCGAGGTGGCGATGGCCCCCACGGTGGTGTTCCCGCCCCGGAAGTTCCGCCTCGCCCGCCCCACGAAGTAGTTGCTCGCCGGCTCCACCTCCTCGGTGAAGCGGTTGCCCAGCGTGTCCTGCACCAGCGCGCGACCGGAGCGGGTCACGGCGTCGAGCAGTCCCACCTGGAGCCCGCCGCGGGTGCGCCCCGTGACCTTCGCCGCGCCCAGAATGGTGCTGTTCTCGGGCGCCTGGACGAACTCCGCGCCGCGGCTGGCCACGAAGCCCTGCGGCGCCCGGCCGATGCGCCGGGAGTAGAAGAGCGAGATCGGCGAGATGTTGGAGCAGTTGAAGCAGGAGAAGTTGCCGAAGCCGAACAGGCCGCTCCCTTCCACGAAGAACGGACGCCTCTCGGAGAAGAAGGTCTCGAAGGCGGAAAGGTTCACCACCGCCGGGTCCACCTCCACCTGGCCGAAGTCCGGGTTGATGGTGGCGTCCAGCGTGAGCGTGGAGCTGAGCTGGTACTTGACGTCGCCGCCGACGCGCATGTCGTACTGCTCGCCGCTCTGGAAGGGGCTCCCGGCCTGGGTGGGCGTTACGTACCGGGCGCGGCTCAGCACGTACGGCAGCAGCTCCATCCGTCCGCGGTTGCGCGGCGCCCGCAACGCCTCCACGTGGCCGAAGCGCGCCGGCCCGCCCTGCTCCCGCCGGCCCCAGGGGCTCCACATGGAGAGCTCGTTCAGCCGCTGCGTGTACCGCCACACCTGCATCCCCCACGTCTGCACGCTGTCGCGCGGAAAGCGGAGCTGGCTGAAGGGGATCTTCAGCTCGGCCGTCCACCCGAGCGAGTCGATGCGCGTGGCCGCCACCCACACCGGGTCCCACGACGGGTCGGCGTAGGGCGAGGCCTGCCCCGCGTCGCCCTTCACCCCCGAGGGGTTGATGGTGAGGACGGTGCGGCCGGAGTGGTCGTGGTAGGTGTCGAAGACGAACTCGAGCCGGTCCGACTCCGTGCTCTGGTCGCGCCGGGCCAGCCGGGTGCGGACGCCCGCCGCGCCCAGCGAGTCGAACATCCGGGCGCCGATGTACAGCGCCTCGGGGTCGTAGACCAGGCGGATCTCGGTGCGCTGGGTGGCGGGCTTCC
This region of Longimicrobiaceae bacterium genomic DNA includes:
- a CDS encoding DUF5916 domain-containing protein produces the protein MLALAAPAAAQDHAHAGGAPPRVQAVERTAPVVLDGRLDEEVWRTAPAATDFVQMEPDEGKPATQRTEIRLVYDPEALYIGARMFDSLGAAGVRTRLARRDQSTESDRLEFVFDTYHDHSGRTVLTINPSGVKGDAGQASPYADPSWDPVWVAATRIDSLGWTAELKIPFSQLRFPRDSVQTWGMQVWRYTQRLNELSMWSPWGRREQGGPARFGHVEALRAPRNRGRMELLPYVLSRARYVTPTQAGSPFQSGEQYDMRVGGDVKYQLSSTLTLDATINPDFGQVEVDPAVVNLSAFETFFSERRPFFVEGSGLFGFGNFSCFNCSNISPISLFYSRRIGRAPQGFVASRGAEFVQAPENSTILGAAKVTGRTRGGLQVGLLDAVTRSGRALVQDTLGNRFTEEVEPASNYFVGRARRNFRGGNTTVGAIATSVVRRFDSEALEQLIPGHAEAVGVDGETWWKDRTYRLIGNFAVSNASGDPLAITRLQRSSARYFQRPDRVNGSNAVFSDLLDPAATSLRGFGGYARLAKEAGNWYWEGALDTRSPGFEVNDAAFLTRADYVWMLGNVMRRWNQPTSYYRWWQALAGGQQQYNYDSDRTAAQLHFFTGGQLPNFWDVAFYTEVYPEVSDDRLTRGGPVVRRPGGYLLHSRMGTDSRKWLVFSARANHLVDTQDGGFTSVGGSVRVKPASNVQFSLGPTYTRERFGTQFVLRRVDPTASNFFGQRVVVADIDQNRFSMDTRLNWTFTPTLTLELFAQPFVFAGDYSRFKEFEGPRTTRTRVYGEDFGTICFDAAAGRYTADPNGNCAVASERSAQAFSFRNPDLNVRSLRGNAVLRWEYRPGSTLFLVWQQQRAGSEPFGDFDFGRDANAIFRQRPDNIFVIKASYWIGR